One Panicum virgatum strain AP13 chromosome 3N, P.virgatum_v5, whole genome shotgun sequence DNA segment encodes these proteins:
- the LOC120666436 gene encoding probable polygalacturonase yields the protein MARLVALALAVAVGVLVVARAEAEPRCARRGRSAPPRPHSVTITEFGAIGDGVTLNTVPFQNAVFYVRSFADKGGAQLYVPKGLWLTGSFNLTSHLTLFLESGAVIVGTQEVSQWPVAEPLPSYGRGMDLPGPSHRSLINGQNLIDVVITGNNGIIDGQGSTWWNWFRSNKLNYSRPHLVELVYSEQIVISNITFLNSPAWSIHPVYCSNVVLNNITIQTLSDAPLNHGIVPDSSSNMCIEDSNISVSHDAISLKSGWDNYGITFGRPTSDIHIRRVNLQSPLGAALAFGSEMSGGISDIHADHLRIHDSSKGIFFKTAQGRGGYIRDTVISDVQMEDVSVAIAFTGSWSSHPDDHFDPAALPLINRITLKNMTGTKISVAGVLSGITGDPFTEICLSNINFSLADSANFTSWSCSNVSGYSKLVLPEPCLDLRTTPSNSSICSALPSYHAAAVA from the exons ATGGCGAGGCTA GTGGCTCTGGcgttggcggtggcggtgggggtcctcgtcgtcgcccgggcggaggcggagccgcggtgcgcgcggcgcggccggagcgcGCCTCCGCGGCCGCACAGCGTGACGATCACCGAGTTCGGGGCCATCGGCGACGGCGTCACCCTCAACACGGTGCCCTTCCAGAACGCCGTCTTCTACGTGCGGTCCTTCGCCGACAAGGGTGGCGCGCAGCTGTACGTGCCCAAGGGATTGTGGCTCACCGGCAGCTTCAATCTCACCAGCCACCTCACCCTCTTCCTGGAGAGTGGCGCCGTCATCGTCGGCACACAG GAGGTTTCACAATGGCCTGTTGCGGAACCTTTGCCATCATATGGACGGGGAATGGATCTTCCAGGTCCGAGTCATCGTAGCTTAATAAATGGGCAGAATCTAATTGATGTTGTAATAACTG GGAATAATGGAATTATTGATGGCCAGGGTTCCACATGGTGGAACTGGTTTCGCTCAAATAAGTTGAACTATAGCCGTCCTCATCTTGTGGAGTTAGTGTATTCTGAACAAATTGTTATTTCAAATATAACATTCTTAAATTCCCCTGCATGGAGTATACATCCAGTGTATTGCAG CAATGTAGTGCTCAATAATATCACAATTCAGACTTTATCGGATGCTCCACTTAATCATGGAATCGTTCCAG ATTCAAGCTCAAATATGTGCATCGAAGATAGCAACATCAGCGTTAGCCATGATGCCATCTCATTAAAAAGTGGGTGGGACAATTATGGCATTACTTTCGGAAGGCCAACTTCAGACATTCACATTAGAAGAGTGAATCTGCAATCCCCGTTGGGTGCTGCACTTGCATTTGGGAGCGAGATGTCTGGCGGGATCTCGGATATTCATGCCGACCACCTCCGAATCCACGATTCATCCAAAGGCATCTTCTTCAAGACTGCACAAGGCCGCGGTGGCTATATAAGAGATACCGTAATTTCAGACGTCCAAATGGAAGATGTTAGTGTTGCCATTGCATTCACCGGTTCCTGGTCAAGTCACCCAGATGACCATTTTGATCCAGCTGCACTCCCACTGATTAATCGAATTACCCTGAAGAACATGACTGGAACAAAAATCTCGGTCGCCGGCGTTTTGTCAGGAATCACTGGCGACCCATTCACCGAAATATGCCTCTCCAATATCAATTTTTCCCTAGCCGATTCGGCCAATTTTACCTCCTGGTCTTGCTCCAATGTTTCTGGATACTCCAAGCTGGTACTTCCTGAGCCTTGCTTAGATCTCCGGACTACACCTTCAAATTCCTCCATCTGCTCTGCCCTCCCTAGCTACCATGCCGCCGCTGTAGCATAA